One stretch of Acropora muricata isolate sample 2 chromosome 12, ASM3666990v1, whole genome shotgun sequence DNA includes these proteins:
- the LOC136891716 gene encoding uncharacterized protein → MALADDERDALSPVSVLKQERNRQNWIIALHSIPEVSEKKGNLLIYYLISGKDLRAILRKLDLKPIFEGTSHKIMSYKDVKKLWKGFSDLVEALDSEPGQENYKTPQQFKDHARKWARFFQVVHYDEDVTPYIHALVYHVPQFLEKCGALSIFNCQPVEKKNHQQSRMFHQGTQKGGQKSSYTKQVMERENRKIYARMNNLYRTKRTYQRRQHTEEEPGALHLYTHQNVEEG, encoded by the exons ATGGCCCTTGCAGACGATGAAAGAGATGCTCTATCACCAGTCAGTGTTCTAAAACAGGAGAGGAACAGGCAAAATTGGATCATTGCCTTACATTCAATACCAGAGGTCAGTGAAAAGAAAGGTAACTTATTAATATATTATCTCATTTCAGGAAAAGACCTCCGAGCAATCTTACGCAAACTGGATCTTAAACCAATCTTTGAAGGGACAAGTCATAAAATAATGTCATACAAAGATGTGAAGAAATTATGGAAG GGTTTCAGTGATCTGGTGGAAGCACTGGATTCAGAACCAGgtcaggaaaactataaaacgcCACAGCAGTTCAAGGACCATGCAAGGAAGTGGGCAAGGTTCTTTCAAGTAGTACACTATGATGAG gaTGTGACTCCATACATACATG CTCTAGTGTATCATGTCCCTCAGTTCCTTGAGAAATGTGGAGCCCTCTCCATTTTTAATTGTCAACCagtagaaaagaaaaatcaccAACAATCAAGAATGTTCCACCAGGGAACGCAAAAGGGAGGACAGAAATCCAGCTACACCAAGCAAGTTATGGaaagagaaaacagaaaaatttaTGCCAGAATGAACAACCTCTACAGAACAAAGAGGACGTATCAGAGAAGGCAGCATACAGAGGAGGAGCCTGGAGCTCTGCACCTGTACACCCACCAGAATGTGGAGGAGGGCTAG
- the LOC136891715 gene encoding uncharacterized protein: MFFMSVMSITKDEVSDLISSNNQQMMDSFKTLLQDTVGQIKRANEDAADFQMREIKKLKHSDPHKFKRKANEDQYKFNLKLGESLVNARSAAQNSQLEKVKSELDEGEKLLLERQKHILLADKSESGWFTVEEYKKHDLAEDSDDEKRIFSAERRARASLSTLRKKRSSSFAANRRSLLVRPSVPATSSVSFQHQPQVIPSLVPSSFTVRRPNMGSCFACGKPGHWRSTCPAMAKQQPPPASK; this comes from the coding sequence ATGTTCTTCATGTCCGTCATGTCGATCACCAAGGACGAAGTTTCGGATTTGATTTCGTCTAACAACCAGCAGATGATGGATTCTTTTAAGACCCTGTTACAAGACACCGTGGGTCAAATTAAACGTGCCAACGAGGACGCCGCCGACTTCCAAATGAGGGAGATTAAAAAGCTGAAACACTCTGATCCCCACAAATTTAAACGGAAAGCCAACGAAGATCAATACAAGTTTAATCTGAAATTAGGAGAGTCACTCGTCAACGCCAGGTCCGCTGCGCAGAATTCgcagcttgaaaaagtcaaatCCGAATTAGATGAAGGTGAGAAGTTATTGCTCGAACGCCAAAAACACATCCTTCTCGCTGATAAATCGGAGTCAGGTTGGTTTACCGTAGAAGAATACAAGAAACATGATCTGGCGGAAGATTCTGACGATGAGAAGCGGATATTCAGTGCCGAACGCCGCGCCCGAGCGAGTTTGTCCACTCTGAGAAAGAAGAGAAGCAGCTCTTTTGCCGCGAATAGAAGATCTTTGCTTGTACGCCCGTCGGTTCCCGCTACTTCATCGGTCAGCTTTCAACATCAACCCCAAGTTATTCCGTCTCTTGTGCCCTCTTCGTTTACGGTTCGGCGTCCCAATATGGGCAGTTGTTTCGCTTGCGGTAAACCTGGGCATTGGCGTTCTACCTGTCCGGCGATGGCGAAACAACAGCCTCCTCCAGCTTCAAAATGA